One part of the Lepeophtheirus salmonis chromosome 14, UVic_Lsal_1.4, whole genome shotgun sequence genome encodes these proteins:
- the LOC121129393 gene encoding larval cuticle protein A3A-like — MIGKFLIVCIAVTCALADKPAPPAPVYYRPYPPPPPPPTTTTTTPAPPAYKPYHPYPPPPPPPPPPASYAYNYAVLDEESSVDFSADELAENGVVSGSYKVVLPDGRIKTVTYTVEGDSGFVADVQFETTPAPAPAPYPKYVPYHA; from the coding sequence atgattggaaaattCCTCATTGTATGCATTGCTGTCACTTGTGCCTTGGCTGACAAGCCAGCACCTCCTGCACCAGTCTACTACAGACCTTATCCTCCTCCACCTCCACCACCAACGACTACTACAACAACACCTGCCCCTCCAGCATACAAGCCATACCATCCTTACCCTCCTCCCCCACCTCCTCCACCTCCACCAGCAAGCTATGCCTACAACTACGCTGTCCTCGATGAGGAATCCAGTGTTGACTTCTCTGCTGATGAACTTGCTGAGAATGGTGTTGTTTCTGGATCTTACAAGGTTGTTCTTCCCGATGGTCGCATCAAGACAGTTACCTACACCGTTGAAGGAGACAGTGGATTTGTTGCTGATGTTCAGTTTGAGACTACTCCAGCCCCAGCTCCTGCACCATACCCAAAATATGTCCCTTATCACgcttaa
- the LOC121129396 gene encoding larval cuticle protein A3A, which translates to MIGKFIIVCIAVTCALADKPAPPAPVYYRPYPPPPPPPTTTTTTTPAPPAYKPYHPYPPPPPPPPPPASYAYNYAVLDEESSVDFSTDELAENGVVSGSYKVVLPDGRIKTITYTVEGDSGFVADVQFETTPSPAPAPYPKYVPYHA; encoded by the coding sequence ATGATTGGAAAATTTATCATTGTATGCATTGCTGTCACTTGTGCCTTGGCTGACAAGCCAGCACCTCCTGCACCAGTCTACTACAGACCTTATCCTCCTCCACCTCCACCACCAACGACGACGACTACAACCACACCTGCCCCTCCAGCATACAAGCCATACCATCCTTACCCTCCTCCCCCACCTCCTCCACCTCCACCAGCAAGCTATGCCTACAACTACGCTGTCCTCGATGAGGAATCCAGTGTTGACTTCTCAACTGATGAACTTGCTGAGAATGGTGTTGTTTCTGGATCTTACAAGGTTGTTCTTCCCGATGGTCGCATCAAGACAATTACCTACACCGTTGAAGGAGACAGTGGATTCGTTGCTGATGTTCAGTTTGAGACTACTCCATCCCCAGCTCCTGCACCATACCCAAAATATGTCCCTTATCATgcttaa